One Megamonas hypermegale genomic window carries:
- a CDS encoding ribonuclease HII — protein MDIENLSIKDIKNLIITTKDEDKKELWQAIKNDARKGVQALLKAHEREEKERLRVAALYKYEDECRTRGHKFVAGVDEVGRGPLAGPVVVSAVILPPDFFIPKLNDSKKLSESTREKLYDIILENAVAVNTAVIDEKTIDRINIYQAAMNGMYQAIYGLAVKPDEVLIDAMPLDSLEIPHQSIIKGDAKSASIAAASIVAKVTRDRMMNDFDKIYPQYGFAQNKGYGTKEHIEALRKYGPCKIHRCSFEPIKSMVNF, from the coding sequence ATGGATATAGAAAATTTATCGATAAAAGACATAAAAAATTTAATTATTACAACGAAAGATGAAGATAAGAAAGAGCTTTGGCAAGCAATAAAAAATGATGCGCGCAAAGGTGTGCAGGCTCTATTAAAAGCACATGAACGCGAAGAAAAAGAACGCTTGCGAGTAGCAGCATTATATAAATATGAAGATGAATGCAGAACGCGTGGACATAAGTTTGTTGCTGGTGTAGATGAAGTTGGCCGTGGACCACTTGCTGGCCCTGTAGTTGTTTCAGCTGTTATATTACCACCTGATTTTTTTATTCCTAAATTAAATGATTCTAAAAAATTATCAGAAAGTACACGTGAAAAATTGTATGATATTATCTTGGAAAATGCCGTAGCGGTGAATACTGCTGTGATAGATGAAAAGACGATAGACCGCATAAATATTTATCAAGCAGCTATGAATGGAATGTATCAAGCGATATACGGTTTAGCAGTAAAACCTGATGAAGTTTTAATTGATGCGATGCCACTTGATAGTCTAGAAATACCGCATCAATCTATAATCAAAGGCGATGCAAAATCTGCTTCTATTGCAGCGGCTTCTATAGTGGCTAAGGTTACGCGTGATAGAATGATGAACGATTTTGATAAGATTTACCCGCAATATGGTTTTGCGCAAAATAAAGGTTATGGTACAAAAGAGCATATTGAAGCATTGCGAAAATATGGCCCATGTAAAATACATCGCTGTTCTTTTGAACCGATAAAATCAATGGTAAATTTTTAA
- a CDS encoding YraN family protein: MVKNNMGVRGEDAAVEYLKDKGYTILNRNFHSRFGEIDIIAKIKNIICFIEVKTRKNNCYGRPAEAVNYSKRQKIIQTAEQYLSCNFSENFMYRFDIIEVFYYDSYIFSFNHLKGAFEV; the protein is encoded by the coding sequence ATGGTGAAAAATAATATGGGTGTAAGGGGTGAAGATGCGGCTGTAGAGTATTTAAAAGATAAGGGATATACTATATTAAATCGCAATTTTCACAGTCGATTTGGTGAAATAGATATTATTGCTAAAATAAAAAATATAATTTGTTTTATTGAAGTGAAAACGAGAAAAAATAATTGTTATGGAAGACCGGCGGAAGCCGTAAACTATAGTAAAAGACAGAAAATAATTCAGACAGCAGAACAGTATTTATCCTGTAACTTTAGTGAAAATTTTATGTATAGATTTGATATTATTGAGGTATTTTACTATGATAGTTATATTTTTTCATTTAACCATTTGAAAGGGGCGTTTGAGGTTTGA
- the fba gene encoding class II fructose-1,6-bisphosphate aldolase, translated as MPLVTTKEMFKKAYEGGYAIGAFNVNNMEIVQGITEAAKELNAPLILQCSAGARKYAKHEYLVHLVQAAIEDTGLPIALHLDHGADFETCKSCIDGGFTSVMFDGSHYDFKENIEKTKQVVEYAHAHGVVVEAELGQLAGIEDDVKVAAHEAHYTDPAEVEEFVTKTGVDSLAIAIGTSHGAYKFTPDQCTRNEDGILVPPPLRFDILEEVAKRLPNFPIVLHGASSVPQEFVKIINENGGHMPDAVGVPEDQLRKAASMAVCKINIDSDLRLAMTAGIRKHFNEHPDHFDPRQYVADGRANIKALVAHKIKDVLGCNGKA; from the coding sequence ATGCCATTAGTAACAACTAAAGAAATGTTTAAAAAAGCGTACGAAGGCGGCTATGCAATTGGTGCTTTTAACGTAAACAATATGGAAATCGTTCAGGGTATCACTGAAGCTGCTAAAGAATTAAACGCTCCTTTAATTCTCCAGTGCTCCGCTGGTGCTAGAAAATACGCTAAACACGAATACCTTGTTCATCTTGTACAAGCTGCTATCGAAGATACTGGTCTTCCAATCGCTTTACATCTTGACCATGGTGCTGATTTCGAAACTTGCAAATCTTGCATCGACGGTGGTTTCACTTCCGTTATGTTCGACGGTTCCCACTATGATTTCAAAGAAAACATCGAAAAAACTAAACAAGTTGTAGAATATGCTCACGCTCATGGCGTAGTAGTAGAAGCTGAACTTGGCCAGCTCGCTGGTATTGAAGATGATGTTAAAGTAGCTGCTCATGAAGCTCATTACACTGACCCAGCTGAAGTTGAAGAATTCGTAACAAAAACTGGTGTAGACTCCTTAGCAATCGCTATCGGTACTAGCCATGGTGCTTACAAATTCACTCCAGACCAGTGCACAAGAAATGAAGATGGCATCTTAGTTCCACCTCCACTTCGTTTTGATATCCTTGAAGAAGTTGCTAAACGTCTTCCTAACTTCCCAATCGTTTTACACGGTGCTTCTTCCGTTCCACAGGAATTTGTTAAAATTATCAACGAAAATGGCGGACATATGCCAGATGCTGTTGGTGTTCCTGAAGACCAACTCCGCAAAGCTGCTTCTATGGCTGTTTGCAAAATCAACATTGACTCCGACTTACGCCTTGCAATGACTGCTGGTATCCGTAAACATTTCAATGAACATCCAGATCATTTCGACCCACGTCAATATGTAGCTGACGGTAGAGCTAACATCAAAGCTTTAGTTGCTCATAAAATCAAAGACGTTCTCGGTTGCAATGGCAAAGCTTAA